The following nucleotide sequence is from Chloracidobacterium validum.
CGCATGCATGCCCGCGTTCGCCACTCCGCCGCGACGTCCGGCACAAGGTCACGAGCGCCATCGGCCAAAACCACGCCGTGCATCGAGGACTTGCAGGTACGGAACATGTCCAAGTCGGCGGCCGGGACTGCCGCGCAACCGGGTAGAAACGTTCGGGCCAAGTCCAGACTGAACAAGTCCATTATCGAGCAAGGCTGGTTCGAGTTCCGGCGCCAACGAGCTTACAAGCTGGCATGGCGGGGCGGCTGGCCGGTCGCCGCGCCGCCGCAGAATCGCCGCGCCGCCGCAGAACATGAGCTAGACCTGTCGGGCTGTGGTTGCATGTCGGTGGACAACCGTCCAACGCAAGCCCGGTTGTGTCAAGTGTGGCTTCGAGGAAAACGCCGATGTGGTCGGGCGATAACATACCAGGGCAGGGTATGCCCGATGCGCCTGTGAAGTGAGCGATGCCGCATCGCTAGCCGCAGGTAAGGACGCCAAAGCGACTCAGAGGAGGTTTAAAGCCGCGCCTGAGCGTCGTAGGAATTTCCAGCCTTCAGGCCGGGAAGAATGTCCAAACCCCATGGATACCTGCCAGACAGATAGAATATCTATAGCCTGAGACGGAGCGCGAGAGGGGGCAGTGCTGACTTTTGGGTGCGGACGGCGACAGCGGATTGAGTTACCAACGTCACATCTATACGCAGGATAGACTGACTATGTCGCAGCTATGCTGGGTAATTTCGTCGCATTGCCTGCTCTCGAAGCCCGATTACTCTGTTGCTGCTTGGTCCTTTTTGTCGCCTGCCTTCCGATGATTGACGACTGGAGCAGTCCTTCTGGTCACGTTCAGAACAAAGCATGAGTTTTAAAGCATGAGTTTTTCGGCACACCAGAAGATACCGTCAGAAGTACCGTTACCGGTATCTTGATTGTACTGTGAATGGTAGAGTGCAACCTTTTTATCTAGATAGCCGGAATCGACCATGGCTTTGAAGGTCGGGGAATATTTGGAAAGCTCGACAAAACACTGCTTACCTTCTGGTGTGATAGCAAATTCTCCTTCAACAAAAGGCAATATGCTTTTAGGAAAGAAAAAGTCCATAGCACCTTTCATCAGTTCTTTTTCTTGGTCTGACGCCTGCTCGTAAAGAGCCTCAAAAGCTTTGGCGAGTTCAGGACTTTGTCTTTGAGCGTCCTCGTCACTTTTGATATTAAAGCGTGCCTCGATTTCTTCAAGTTTGTTGAGGAGGGCACGCTTGGTTTCAAGCGGAACATCCGGTTGAATAACATGCTCTAAGGCATAGTAGTAGATAAGCTTACGTTTCTCAGGGGACATGGCGATATAGACGCCGCGGCGAACGGGCGGTGGAAGGTCACGAAAGAAGTTCACGCCCTGTTTGAGATCCATTTGGTTGATATAAGCCGCAACTTCACCGTAAGCCTTCCTGAAGTTATTTTTTTCGGCAGCACAGGCTTCAGCGGATTGTGGGGTGGGCCGGTTCGCCTGCTGAGGTGTATCGGATGTGCGTTGAGCGTAAGAAGTCGTTGAGAATGCGAGCATTAACAAGGTGGCAACGATGGCGCAATGGCTTCGCGTAAGTTTCAGAAGCATAGGTTTACCTTCTCCTAGCGTTAGGATGTGACTCTGCTTCCGGCTTGGAAGCAGAGTCAGGTGGTTCACAGTTGAGTTCATGGGTGTGGTCACGAGCGTTTCAAGGTGAAGCTTGTTCGTTCAGGTCGTGGAATTACAACCTCAACGATTGCATAGTCCCCCAGCGTCCCACCTACCAATGCTGGTAATTCCCCACATGCACCAAGTACCACACAAACCATGAGCGGGTTCACAGCTGCGATAGCCTGAAATGCATGTGACCTGACATCCACGACAACCAATATTATAAAGTGCATGTACAAATCCCATTTCGAGTTATCGGCAGTGATAGGCGTTCGTCCAACCAGAAAGTCCCATCGGACATTACTTTACCAGTTTATTGCCTGAGTTGCTCCTGATAGAGGTTGACTTTTTTCCGCAGGTAGCCAGAGTCAACCATTGTTTTCAGGATCGGCGAGTATTCGGAGAGTTGAACGAAGAGCTGTTGTTCTTATCATGAGGAACTTCCGCAAGCCAAGTCAAGCTGATAAGTATCTGTTTGGCAATGATCTTCACATCTGAGGCATCTTGAGGGCAGGCATCAGTGATAATGCAGGATGAGTTTTTTTGGGGTGTCGTTTTTCTGAAAGATCGTCTTCGTCGGGTGGGCTATCACCGAACCCTGTGCCGCCCTTGTTCTCCATGATAACGGCATCCATGCTTGCGAAACGCCCGATACCATGACCTGCCCACAGTTCACTCAAGACGCAACGGTCTCTAACGACGTTGCAGTCATGTCGCTGGGGCACACATCACTTTCTTGGTTCTTGATCGTTACCGTGTTCCCCGGCACAGTGACAGTCATAGAGGCGGTCAATGAGGGGTGAGAGGGTTGGATTCCACAAAAAACATATCCGATCAAGGTTTACCGGCGCGTTGATGAGATTGGCCGGTACTGAGAGCAACCTTCCAGACGCCAGCTCTAAGTGTGGTTGGCAACGACCTGAAAAAGCGTGCCTTTGGTCTATCGGGATTCGCGTGATATGTTCGGCATTTCTCGGTAAACCTTGGTCAACATGGCTTTTTCTGTGGACAGGTTAGCTTCGGCTTTGGTTGGCGCGGCGGTCGAGGCAGTCCGTTGCGGACGGGCTGTGTTGAGGTGAGCGTAGGTTTCATCGTAGGAGCCGGATAGCAGGCAACAGGCAGACGCGAAGGTCGCCACCGCCGTTTGGCCCAATGCAAGCCAGCAATGATGTTTCAGGCGCTGGATGTTTGGTATTGTTTACCCCTGCCAGAGAGAATGGGAGACTTAGCCTACCCAGTATCTGAGCTAGTGCATTGGCTGCCAGTTGTCATGCGATCTTCATCGCCTTCTTCGCTTCCACGCCCATCCGACCCGTTGCCGCCCCGGCGGCTGCGGCCGGTCGTGATTGGCTACGCGATCTGGGTGGCATCGTGCACGGTTTTCTTTGCGCTCGGCGTGAACGTCGGCAAACTATCGCCCTTTGCTTCCCTGACCAAACGTTCTCCAGCGCCGGCGGCGATGCCGTTGGAGCAGCCAATTGAACACGCCATTGTGCTACCCGATGCACGGTACGCCGTGCAGGTCGCGGCAGTGGCCACCGCCGACGAAGCCAACCGACTTGTCGCGGAACTCAATCGGAAGGGCTTCACGAGCGCGTTCGTGACACGCCCAACCCCTGAAGCCGAAAATGAGTTGTACTTGGTCAAAGTCGGCTTGTATAACTTGGCGACAGCCAACCAAGTCAGCGAAGAGTTACGCCGCGATTTTGGTTTTCGCTCGGCCCGAGTCGTACAAAACTGACGCGACGCCAAACCGATCTACCATGTTCCAGCCGACGACACCGCTCATGACAAGCCGTTGCCAGTGCCTGAT
It contains:
- a CDS encoding magnesium and cobalt transport protein CorA, whose amino-acid sequence is MLLKLTRSHCAIVATLLMLAFSTTSYAQRTSDTPQQANRPTPQSAEACAAEKNNFRKAYGEVAAYINQMDLKQGVNFFRDLPPPVRRGVYIAMSPEKRKLIYYYALEHVIQPDVPLETKRALLNKLEEIEARFNIKSDEDAQRQSPELAKAFEALYEQASDQEKELMKGAMDFFFPKSILPFVEGEFAITPEGKQCFVELSKYSPTFKAMVDSGYLDKKVALYHSQYNQDTGNGTSDGIFWCAEKLML
- a CDS encoding SPOR domain-containing protein; translated protein: MRSSSPSSLPRPSDPLPPRRLRPVVIGYAIWVASCTVFFALGVNVGKLSPFASLTKRSPAPAAMPLEQPIEHAIVLPDARYAVQVAAVATADEANRLVAELNRKGFTSAFVTRPTPEAENELYLVKVGLYNLATANQVSEELRRDFGFRSARVVQN